Below is a genomic region from Candidatus Zixiibacteriota bacterium.
ATCTTCGTAAATATCATCATTTCTCTGTGGGTGGTAAATGGTGGCGTAACCGTCGGTAATATCCTGGTGGATAGAAATATCGCTCAAATTGGTGTAGATGTAACCAACATTAAGATCGTCATTGGCATAATGCTTTAGTTCAGGCATTCGCATAATCCTGCCAACTGTCTGAATGGAAAAAACAATGCTTTGCCAATCACGGAATAAAACCAGAATGGAAGCACGGGGGCAGTCCCAACCTAAAGCAATGGCCTGCTTGAAAATCATTACTTCAACGGGACTGTCGTTCTTGGTAATAGTCGACAGGTTTTCTTTATCTTCCGATAAATACACAGCAAGCCGGTCGTTATCTACTGTGATGTCGTGATTGTCTTTCAAAATGTCAATAATCTCATCTTTGAAATCCAACTGACCATGGCGACGATCAGGCAATTGAATCAGCATTAGCGGATTTACATTTGAACCTTCATCTTCAAACAGTTTTGCCAGTTTTTTACGTTCTTCCAGTGCCTTACGAATAACAAATTCATTGGTGGATTCTTCGGCATCGCTTTTCACTTTCACATCCCCACTGGGCAACTGCTGAAGAATAGTATTCTTAAAATCGGGATTGATGGCAATCCGTTTCTTTATCATTTCTTCTTCCACCACTTTCTGACGGTAAACTGTTACAACTTCATCGCCGGAAATTTTCGGTGTGGCGGAAACTTCAACCGTAAGCTTGGCATTGATAATCGCAATCAATCCCTGCGTATTTTCGGCGCCTGCGGTGTGATGGCTTTCGTCGATAATGAGCACGATGATGCGTCCGTCATCTTTTGTGTTCTCAATGACCTTTTCCAAAAAAAATTCCTGCTCATTTTCACGATAATAAATGTTGTCTTCCCGGTTTATACTCTCCCAGTTCAAAAACAGGATTTCATTTTCACCGATCATTCTGTCCGAAAGATCACCAAAACTGACACATTTTAATGCTTTTGAATCATGGTAGTGTTTTTCCAGTTTTTCCTTGCTTTGGGTATGTAGTTTACGCGGAGCCGTCCAGATGAACGAAAATACTTTACCATCGTTTCGATATTCCACAAGATATTTAAGATATTCTGCCATCATCACCGTTTTACCGGAACCGGTAGGGGCTTT
It encodes:
- a CDS encoding DEAD/DEAH box helicase family protein produces the protein MKQLDYQLDAIQKLKNKSDELLNLHGNHTVVFKAPTGSGKTVMMAEYLKYLVEYRNDGKVFSFIWTAPRKLHTQSKEKLEKHYHDSKALKCVSFGDLSDRMIGENEILFLNWESINREDNIYYRENEQEFFLEKVIENTKDDGRIIVLIIDESHHTAGAENTQGLIAIINAKLTVEVSATPKISGDEVVTVYRQKVVEEEMIKKRIAINPDFKNTILQQLPSGDVKVKSDAEESTNEFVIRKALEERKKLAKLFEDEGSNVNPLMLIQLPDRRHGQLDFKDEIIDILKDNHDITVDNDRLAVYLSEDKENLSTITKNDSPVEVMIFKQAIALGWDCPRASILVLFRDWQSIVFSIQTVGRIMRMPELKHYANDDLNVGYIYTNLSDISIHQDITDGYATIYHPQRNDDIYEDIQLQSCHSVRQRERTRLAPKFMKHFLIAAEELDLKNKISTDIAQITHQLITDGVISNPDEEFEHLQEERTDTSETHISETVERKLNEEEIQHLFDQFSFDALSPLYPEERSINRINKSIYEFFKNEFPMKFQYAGVDEQMVVLADVNRQRFLDVINLSKEKYLEEVEKRARELAIDEIWEIPPSLSYSFEYTKRHLDLSIMQPFYEKTNASTVEKKFAKFLNDQKHEIEWWFKNGERDRTFFAVPRKEGEDYVPFYVDWIVKYKNGRIGLFDTKAGITAETAGSRSEGLFKYIKEQNQIGKNLFGGIVIEKNETFWLHSKKEYQYDENDLIGAGWEILS